The Ferrimicrobium sp. genomic sequence TCGAACAATCAGTTGAACCACAAAGCATCGAACTCGGAACGCCACTTGCAAGAGACCAAACCATCGCCTTGGCGGAGTTATGCCAAGCGATCGGCGACCCTACCCGTCTCCGCATACTATCGTCGCTAGGCACTGCCTGCATGCCGGTAGGAATGATTGCCCAGTCCACTGGACTTCGCCAACCCACCGTCTCACACCACCTACGTATTCTCCGCGACAGGGGCCTGGTGCGTCCCGAGCGACGCGGAACTTCTGTCTACTACTGCGCCGCAAGCGAGGAGTTGCAACCCACGCTACGCGCACTTCGCTCCCTACTGAGGGATACAGTTCGTTCATGAGCATCCACCACGGCGACGCACAAGGAGCAATCAGGCCAC encodes the following:
- a CDS encoding helix-turn-helix transcriptional regulator, with protein sequence MELIEQSVEPQSIELGTPLARDQTIALAELCQAIGDPTRLRILSSLGTACMPVGMIAQSTGLRQPTVSHHLRILRDRGLVRPERRGTSVYYCAASEELQPTLRALRSLLRDTVRS